In Nostocoides sp. HKS02, the DNA window TGCGCCGCTCGCGGATGCCTCGCCCGCTGGTCGCGCGCGGCCAGCGGCCGGCGTAGCGCCGCGGATCTACTCGGCCGCGCGCAGGCTCATCGGCCCGTAGACCACAGCCCCGTCACGGTGCAGCGTCACCGCGTCGACTCCCGCGCCAGCGAGCTCGTGCCACGACTCACCGAACCAGTTCTCGGCATCGGACTGCGACGGAAACGCCGTGGTCGCCAGGTCGTCACCGCTCAGCTCGCGGCCCTCGGCGTCGAGGTAGGTCCAGGTCCATGCGTCGGCCATGGCGGCCACTCTAGGCGCAGCTTTGACACCCGGCGCGGCGGGTGGGACTGTTCGTTCGTCGATTCAGCCACGTCCTGGGTAAGCCGGTCCCATTCCGGCGCTGTCCCGCAACCGTGAGCTGCCGCCCTCGTCACGAGGTGCGGTGGCGAGCCGGAAAACCAGCCGTGACCCTTCGACTCCAACACTGTCCGTCGTGGAATGCGGACCGGAGTCACAGACGATCCCGAGCACAGCGGGTGCGTCTTCTCGCCGGTCGCGAGGAGGAACTTCAATGTCGCGCACCAGCTTGCGACCATCCCTGGTCCTGTTGACGCTCATCGCCGCCGTCGGGGCTGCGCTCGTCCTGCCCGCCGGCTCGGCGGATGCCGCGGCATACCGCTTCTGGGGGTACTTCCAGCTGAACGGCTCGTCCTGGCAGTTCGCGCCCAAGGGCCCCGACCAGCTCACGCCCGCCGAAGGCGCGGTCGAGGGCTGGCGCTTCGCCGTTGCCAGTGACACCGACACGCGGGCGCCGCGGGTCCGGGCCACGTTCAGCGCGGTGTGCGGCGACACCAAGGCGCAGACCGGCAAGAAGCGGGTGGCCGTGGTCATCGACTACGGCCGGGTGGCCGACCAGGAGGACGGCTCCCAGCCGCCCGCCCCCGTAGCCAAGTGCGCGCTGGTTCCGACGGCCGCCACCGGTGCCGAGGTCCTGGCGGCGGTCGCCACGGTGCGCTCCGACAAGGGTCTGGTCTGCGCTCTGGACAACCACCCCGCCACCGGCTGTGGCGGCCCGGTGAAGACCATCTCCGCCGCAGCGGCCGCGCCGGACACGGCGGTCACCTTGGCCCCCAAGGCCGCGGCCAAGCCGGTCTCGTCCCCCGCGAACGGGCACCGACTCACGGGGATCGGCGTGTTCGTCCTGGCCCTGCTCGCCCTTGGTGCGGTCATGCTCAGGCGCCGGCTGGGTGCGACCGGCCGACACGAGCTCTGACGCGACGACCACCGATGCCGCGTCGATGACCCTCTCCCCCTCGCTACCCAGGCTGCTGCACCCGGCCGCCTGGTGGGTCTGGGGTGCGGGTCTTGCCGTAGCGGCGTCACGCACGACCAACCCGTTCCTGCTCGTCCTCGTGGTCGCCGTCGCCGGGTGGGTCGTCCTCGAGCGACGCGAGGTGGGGTCCTCGAACGCCTTCGTGCCCTTCCTGCTCATCGGGGTGTTCGCGATCGGGTTGCGGGTCGTCATGGTGGCGCTCCTCGGTGGCGGGGTCACCGGGAGCACCGTCCTGGTGCGCCTTCCCCAACTCCCGCTGCCTGCGTGGTCGGGTGGGTTGCGGCTCGGGGGCCCGGTCACCGCCGAAGGCATCCTGGCCGCGGCATACGACGGCTTGCGCCTGGCCGCGATCCTGGCCTGCCTCGGCGCGACCAATGCGCTGGCCAGCCCGAGGCGGCTGCTCCGGTACGTGCCGGCCACGCTCTACGAGGTGGGGACGGCCGTCGTCGTGGCCCTGACCTTCGCCCCGCAGCTGGTCGAGGACGCCCGTCGGGTGCGCTCAGCCAGGCGCCTGCGCGGCCACACCGGCCGCGGCGTGCGCGAGATCGCGAGGCTGGCGGTCCCGGTCCTCGTCGGGGCTCTCGAGCGGTCGCTCAGCCTGGCTGCCTCGATGGAGTCCCGGGGGTACGGCCGCGCCGTGCGGCGGACACCCCGCTCGGCCCGGCTCGGCGGCGCCCTCACCATCGTCGGGCTGCTGGGCGTGGTGCTCGGCCTCTACGGCATGCTCGACGCGACCAGCCCCGTGGCGCTGGGCCTGCCGACCCTGCTCGGTGGCGTGGGATGCGCGGCGGCGGCGCTGCTCGTGGGTGCCCGTCGTGACCCCCGGACCCGCTACCGCCGCGACCCGTGGGGGCTACCCGAGTGCGTGGTCGCCCTGAGCGGTCTGGTCCCGGCCGCGGTGCTCATGGTCGGCAGCATCCAGGGCTGGGATGGCGTGGTGCCGCAACAGGTCCCAGCCGTCCTGCCTGCCGTTCCCGTCGGGCTGGTCGGGGCTGTCCTCGTTGCCGCGGTGGCGTCCGTCGCCGCGCCGGTGCCACCGCTGCTGGCCGGCCTCAAGACGGCGAGGGCGGCCGCGTGATCGACTTCCAGGACGTCGCAGTCGCGTATGCCGTGGAGTCCGACGGCACCGCCGGCACGCCACTCGAGCGGGTCGCCTTCAGCGGCGCGACCTTCAGCGTTCCCGAGGGTGAGCTCGTGCTCGTGGTCGGTCCGACCGGGTCGGGCAAGTCGACGCTGCTGCGGTGCATCAACGGCCTCGTGCCCCACTTCTCCGGGGGCACGCTGCGGGGTCGGGTCCTGGTCGACGGCCGTGACACCCGGGTCCACCGCCCGCGCGACCTCGCCGACCTCGTCGGGTTCGTCGCACAGGACCCGGTGTCCTCGTTCGTCACCGACACCGTCGAGGAGGAGGTCGCCTACGGCATGGAGGCCATGGGGGTCGACGCCACGGCGATGCGCCGGCGCGTCGAGGAGACCCTCGACCTGATGGGGCTGGCCGACGTCCGGCACCGCCCGCTGGCGGACCTGTCCGGCGGCCAGCAGCAGCGGGTCGCCATCGGCGCGGTCCTCGCGGCGGGCCCCCGGATCCTCGTGCTCGACGAGCCGACCTCGGCGCTGGACCCGGTCGCGGCCGAGGACGTCCTCGCCACCCTGCACCGGCTCGTGCACGACCTCGGCATCACCGTCGTCGTGGCCGAGCACCGGCTCGAGCGCGTCATCCACCACGCCGACCGAGTGGTGCTGCTCGAGTCCGGGCGGGTGAGCGGGCTGCTCGACCCCGCGGAGGCGATGGTCCACTCCCCCGTGTTCCCACCCGTCATCGCGCTGGGGCGTGCCCTCGAGTGGAACCCCCTCCCGCTCTCGGTCCGCGATGCCCGTCGACGAGCGCGCGAGCTGCGCGGGTCGCTGCCCGCGCCGGCGCCGGTCATCGGGCGCAGTCACCTGCCGGCTGCCCCGGTCGCCACGCTCGAGCGGGTGAGCGTCCGCCGCGGTGCCGTCGTGGCGCTGCGCCAGGTCGACCTCAGCGTCCGGCCGACCGAGGTCGTCGCCCTCATGGGCCGCAACGGCGCTGGCAAGTCCACGCTCCTCAGCAGCCTCGTGGGGCAGCTCCAGCCCACCTCAGGGCGGGTCCGCCTCGGCGACCTCGACCCGGCACGCAGCGCCCCGTCGCAGATCGTCCGCCGCGCCGGTCTGGTGCCGCAGGACCCGTCCCTGATCCTGTATGCCGAGTCGGTGGCCGACGAGCTCGCGGCGGCCGACCGCGACTTCGGGCTCCCGGCGGGGTCCACGTCCGCGGTGCTCGACCGGATCGCGCCGCTGACGGGCCGCGACCAGCACCCGCGCGACCTCTCCGAGGGGCAGCGCGTCTCGCTCGCCCTGGCCGTGATCCTCGCGTCCGCGCCGCCCCTGGTCCTGCTGGACGAGCCGACCCGAGGCTTGGACTATGCCGCGAAGCGACGGCTCGTCCAGGTGCTCGCCGAGCTGGCCGCCCAGGGCCACGCCGTGGTCCTGGCCACCCACGACGTCGAGCTCGCTGCCGAGGTCGCGACGCGGGTCGTGATCGTCGCCGAGGGCGAGGTCGTGGCCGACGGGCCGGCGACAGCGGTTCTCGCGGGATCACCGGCGTTCGCGCCGCAGGTCGCCAAGATCCTGCACCCGCTGCCCTTCCTCACGGTCGACGACGTCGTCGCGGCCCTGGGCGAGGCGTCGTGACTGGTGGCCGCTGGCGTGCCGGGCTGGCCATGGCGCTGGTCATGGTGGTCGGCGTCGTGGCGTTCGGCTGGCCCTTCCTCGCCGGGTCAGGGTCCGAGCTCGACCAGCTCGGGCACGGCAGTGATGCCTCGCTGGTCTTCGTCGCGCTGATGGCCCTGCTCGCGCTGGTCCTGCTCGCCGAGCTCGGTTCAGGGGGCATGGACGCCAAGACGGTGGCGGTGCTCGGCGTGCTCGCTGCCGCCGGCGGCGCCCTGCGCGTGCTCTCGGCCGGAACCGCCGGGCTGGAGCCGATGTTCTTCCTCCTCGTGATCGCCGGGCGCGTCCTCGGCCCGACCAAGGCGTTCCTGTTGGGAGCCCTCGCGTTGCTCACCTCGGCGTTCCTCACCGCCGGCGTCGGGCCGTGGACGCCGTTCCAGATGCTCAGCTGCGGGTGGGTGGCGATGGGGGCCGGTCTGCTGCCCCGTGTCGTCTCGAGGGGCGAACGCTGGCTGCTCACGGCATACGGGTTGGTGGCGGGCCTGGCCTACGGCGCGGTCATGAACCTGTGGTTCTGGCCGTTCCTCGGCTCGAGTGCGCCGTCCGGGGCGGGTTTCGCCCCCGGCGCGGGAGCCACCGCGAACCTGCACCACTACGCGGTGTTCTACGTCGCGACCTCGCTCGCGTGGGACCTGCCTCGCGGGGTCCTCACGGCAGGGCTGACGTGGGTGGCGGCGCCGCCGTTGCTGCGGGCCCTGCGCCGCAGTGTGCGGCAGGCGAGGTTCGAGGCGCCGGTGGCGTTCGCGCCACCACAGCCCTAGCTCTGGGGCGGCCCGGCCGCCACTCGTCGACGCACCTCGGCGCGGCCCGCCGGCCCGGACTCGATGCTCCACCAGCTCTCGACCCACCACGTCGCGCCGGCCTCCTCCCAGTCGGCGGGGCGCCCCTCGAGCTGCACGAACTCACCGGAGCTGTCCGCCTCGACGACCCGGTCGTAGCCGTCCCAGGGCAGGCCGAGGTCGTCGCGCAGTCCCCGGACCACGCGGACCACCTCGGCGAACGACGCGAGGTCGTAGCTCGGGCGTCCGGCGACCGGCTCGGCCTCGACGACGGTCGGCAGCAGGCCGTCCCACCGCGCCGCCCGCTCGAGGGACGGTTGCCGCTGTCTGCCCACGAGATGGGCACCCACCACCCAGACCGGCGGGTGGGGCTGGTGCACGGGTGGTGGGGGAAGCATGAAGTCGGTGGGTCGGGCCGAGTAGTGCCGCCCCTCGAACGTGAACGGCTGGCCGTGCATCAGCCCGGCGTAGACCGCCAGGCACTCGTCGAGCCGCTCGGCTCGCACCCGGCGGCCCTCGTCGGCCTCGAAGGCCAGCCACCCCTCGTGCAGCGCGCCCAGGCCCACGGACATGATTGCCCGGCCAGCGCTGAGGCGGTCGACGCTGCCGACGCTGGAGGCGAGGTCCCACGGCCGGTGCCGGCCGGCGGGGGTCAGGAGGGTGCCGAGTCGCAGGCGCGAGGTGACCATCGCCGCGGCCCCCAACGTCACCCACGCGTCCACACCCCAGAGGGCCTCCCACGTGAAGATGCCGTCCCAGCCGCACCCCTCGCCCAGCGCGGCCAGCTCGGCGAACTCGACCGGGTCGGCGAACGGGACGACGAACCCGAACCTCATGCCGCGACGCTACGCGGCGGCACCGACAGGCAACAGCCGTCACCGCCGACCGGGCCGGGGCCGGGCCGTCAGACGTGCCGGACGGTGGGTTCGAGGACCAGCTCCGAGGTCAGCGAGTTCGCGATGTAGCACTCCTCGTGCGCCTCGTCGAGCAGCCTGCGCACGGTCTGCTCGTCGACGTCCCCAGCGACGGACACCGTGGGGCGCAGGGTGATCCGCGTGACCCGCTGCGGGACCGCGCTCGACGGCATCTCGCCGGTCGCCTCGTCCTCGTAGCCCACGACGTCCACACCACGGCGGGCCGCCACCGCGAGGAAGGACAACAGCTGGCAGGAGCTCGCCGACAGCACGAGCAGCTGCTCGGGGTTCGGCAGGTCGGGGTCGCCCCGAAAGTGCGGGTCGGCGCTGACGTCGAGCCCCTCCGTGGCCGGTGGCAGGTATGCCGTGTGGGCACGCGGGTAGTGCGCGTAACCGCTGGCCGTGGACCCCGACCACTGCACCTGCGCGCGGTAGTGATGGTCCGGCATACCCAGCTCCCTTCGGTCCGTGTCGTTCGGTCGGGCGCGCCCGGACGCTCAGCCCTCGCGGACGTCGACCTGCACGAACGGTGGCTTCACGACCCGGGCGGTGACCTCGCGGCCGCGCACGTCCACCACCACGTCGTCACCTTCGGTCACCGACGGGGCGAGCAGCGCCAGCGCAATGCCCTGGCGCAGGGTGGGGCTGAACGTCCCGGAGGTCACCTCGCCGACGACCTGGCCGTCGACGCTGACCTCGCAGTGCGCGCGCGGGATCCCGCGGCCGGTGGCCAGCAGGCCCCAGGCGAGTCGCTTCGGCCCGGCCGCCTTCTCGGCGACGAGCGCGTCCTTGCCCCAGAACGTGTCCTTCTTCCAGCCGACCGCCCAGCCGACCCGCGCCTGCACCGGCGTGATCGAGGTGGACAACTCGTTGCCGTGCAGCGCGTACCCCATCTCGGTGCGCAAGGTGTCCCGCGCGCCGAGGCCGCAGGGCAGCCCCTCGAACGGCGCGGCGGCCTCGATCAGCGCGTCCCACAGCTCAGCGGCGACCCCCCACGCGGGGACCAGCTCGTAGCCGCGCTCGCCCGTGTAGCCGGTGCGGCACACGATGACCGGGTGGCCGTGCCAGTCGGTCTCGACGAACGACATGTACTCGTGGCCGGTGGGCAGTCCGAGAGCATCGAGCACCTCGTCGGAGTGGGTGCCCTGGACGGCGATCACGCCGTACTGCTCGTGGAGGTTCTCCACCGTGATGCCCTGCGGTGCCGCGGCCGCGAGGAGCTCCACGACGGCTGCGGTGTTGGCGGCGTTGGGGATGAGGAAGATGTCCTCGTCGCTGCGCAGGTAGGCGATCAGGTCGTCGACCACCCCGCCGGATTCGTTGCAGCACAGCGTGTACTGCGCTTTGCCCTCATGGATGCGACCCAGGTCGTTGGCCAGGCAGGCGTTGACGAACGCCCGGGCGCCGGGCCCCGAGACCCGCGCCTTGCCCAGGTGCGACACGTCGAACACCCCGACCGAGGAGCGCACCGCCGTGTGTTCGCGCACCACCCCACCGCCGGGGTACTCGATGGGCATCTCCCAGCCACCGAAGTTCGCCATCTTGGCGCCCAGCGCCACGTGCCGGTCGTGCAGGGGGGACGTCTTGAGGGCCTCGTCGCTCATGGCGCGAACGCTACCGCCCCCTCACCCACCCACCGCACTCGCACGGATATCCTGCGGTCCACCAGCGCAAGACCCCCTCCCTAAGGACGAGCCCGTGACCACCGTCAGCCTCTCCGACCGCCCCGCCCACGACCTCACGGCCGACGCCGTGGTCCTCGCGACCGTCCAGGTCGACGGCTCCGCGACCCTGGCGGCGGGGCACGGCCTCCCGCGGGGGGCCGCCGCCCACCTGGCCACCTCGCTCAAGGCCCACGGCGCTTCCGGCGCCGCGGAAGAGGTGCACACGGTCGCAGCGGTGCCCGGTGTCAAGGCGGGGCTCGTCGTGCTCGCGGGGCTCGGCTCCGCGACGGCGCGCACCACGTCGTTCGAGCCCGAGGTGCTGCGTCGGGCTGCCGGCGCGGCGATCCGCTCCCTCAAGGCGGCGACCACCGTCGCCGTCGCCCTGCCCGCCGGGGACGTCGGCTCCGTCGCGGCCGTCGCCGAGGGCGCCACCCTGGGCGCCTACCGGTATGCCGGCGTGCGCGGCCCGGCGGCGAAGCCCGCCG includes these proteins:
- a CDS encoding ABC transporter ATP-binding protein, producing MIDFQDVAVAYAVESDGTAGTPLERVAFSGATFSVPEGELVLVVGPTGSGKSTLLRCINGLVPHFSGGTLRGRVLVDGRDTRVHRPRDLADLVGFVAQDPVSSFVTDTVEEEVAYGMEAMGVDATAMRRRVEETLDLMGLADVRHRPLADLSGGQQQRVAIGAVLAAGPRILVLDEPTSALDPVAAEDVLATLHRLVHDLGITVVVAEHRLERVIHHADRVVLLESGRVSGLLDPAEAMVHSPVFPPVIALGRALEWNPLPLSVRDARRRARELRGSLPAPAPVIGRSHLPAAPVATLERVSVRRGAVVALRQVDLSVRPTEVVALMGRNGAGKSTLLSSLVGQLQPTSGRVRLGDLDPARSAPSQIVRRAGLVPQDPSLILYAESVADELAAADRDFGLPAGSTSAVLDRIAPLTGRDQHPRDLSEGQRVSLALAVILASAPPLVLLDEPTRGLDYAAKRRLVQVLAELAAQGHAVVLATHDVELAAEVATRVVIVAEGEVVADGPATAVLAGSPAFAPQVAKILHPLPFLTVDDVVAALGEAS
- the gcvT gene encoding glycine cleavage system aminomethyltransferase GcvT, which produces MSDEALKTSPLHDRHVALGAKMANFGGWEMPIEYPGGGVVREHTAVRSSVGVFDVSHLGKARVSGPGARAFVNACLANDLGRIHEGKAQYTLCCNESGGVVDDLIAYLRSDEDIFLIPNAANTAAVVELLAAAAPQGITVENLHEQYGVIAVQGTHSDEVLDALGLPTGHEYMSFVETDWHGHPVIVCRTGYTGERGYELVPAWGVAAELWDALIEAAAPFEGLPCGLGARDTLRTEMGYALHGNELSTSITPVQARVGWAVGWKKDTFWGKDALVAEKAAGPKRLAWGLLATGRGIPRAHCEVSVDGQVVGEVTSGTFSPTLRQGIALALLAPSVTEGDDVVVDVRGREVTARVVKPPFVQVDVREG
- a CDS encoding LLM class flavin-dependent oxidoreductase translates to MRFGFVVPFADPVEFAELAALGEGCGWDGIFTWEALWGVDAWVTLGAAAMVTSRLRLGTLLTPAGRHRPWDLASSVGSVDRLSAGRAIMSVGLGALHEGWLAFEADEGRRVRAERLDECLAVYAGLMHGQPFTFEGRHYSARPTDFMLPPPPVHQPHPPVWVVGAHLVGRQRQPSLERAARWDGLLPTVVEAEPVAGRPSYDLASFAEVVRVVRGLRDDLGLPWDGYDRVVEADSSGEFVQLEGRPADWEEAGATWWVESWWSIESGPAGRAEVRRRVAAGPPQS
- a CDS encoding energy-coupling factor transporter transmembrane component T — its product is MTLSPSLPRLLHPAAWWVWGAGLAVAASRTTNPFLLVLVVAVAGWVVLERREVGSSNAFVPFLLIGVFAIGLRVVMVALLGGGVTGSTVLVRLPQLPLPAWSGGLRLGGPVTAEGILAAAYDGLRLAAILACLGATNALASPRRLLRYVPATLYEVGTAVVVALTFAPQLVEDARRVRSARRLRGHTGRGVREIARLAVPVLVGALERSLSLAASMESRGYGRAVRRTPRSARLGGALTIVGLLGVVLGLYGMLDATSPVALGLPTLLGGVGCAAAALLVGARRDPRTRYRRDPWGLPECVVALSGLVPAAVLMVGSIQGWDGVVPQQVPAVLPAVPVGLVGAVLVAAVASVAAPVPPLLAGLKTARAAA
- a CDS encoding ECF transporter S component — translated: MTGGRWRAGLAMALVMVVGVVAFGWPFLAGSGSELDQLGHGSDASLVFVALMALLALVLLAELGSGGMDAKTVAVLGVLAAAGGALRVLSAGTAGLEPMFFLLVIAGRVLGPTKAFLLGALALLTSAFLTAGVGPWTPFQMLSCGWVAMGAGLLPRVVSRGERWLLTAYGLVAGLAYGAVMNLWFWPFLGSSAPSGAGFAPGAGATANLHHYAVFYVATSLAWDLPRGVLTAGLTWVAAPPLLRALRRSVRQARFEAPVAFAPPQP
- a CDS encoding SCO2322 family protein, coding for MSRTSLRPSLVLLTLIAAVGAALVLPAGSADAAAYRFWGYFQLNGSSWQFAPKGPDQLTPAEGAVEGWRFAVASDTDTRAPRVRATFSAVCGDTKAQTGKKRVAVVIDYGRVADQEDGSQPPAPVAKCALVPTAATGAEVLAAVATVRSDKGLVCALDNHPATGCGGPVKTISAAAAAPDTAVTLAPKAAAKPVSSPANGHRLTGIGVFVLALLALGAVMLRRRLGATGRHEL
- a CDS encoding OsmC family protein, which produces MPDHHYRAQVQWSGSTASGYAHYPRAHTAYLPPATEGLDVSADPHFRGDPDLPNPEQLLVLSASSCQLLSFLAVAARRGVDVVGYEDEATGEMPSSAVPQRVTRITLRPTVSVAGDVDEQTVRRLLDEAHEECYIANSLTSELVLEPTVRHV